caaattatttattatttttattttatttatacacaagttttttttctaatattttaaattcgatAGGAAAGCACTTAATAATCACAATTGTTTGAAAGGCACTCGATCTCctatatattaaaaaattataGTAAGTGCAAAAAGACTGCGATAATTTTTGACgaaaatttcaatatttctgTCAAAAAATGAAATCTTTGCCAAATTCTAATCAATTCAATACAAGAATTTAACATAGCTTTAATGGAAGATGAAAAACTGGTCTAAATTCTGTAATTCTTAAGATATTTGTCAAATATCTTATATACTTGTCAAACATTTGACATATTCATCAAGTTTTTGACATATATATCAAACATTTGACGTATTGATCAAGCATTTCTGCcgattttatagaaaaaatattgtatctcGCAGCCATTTGCAAAAATTAAGTATTGTGTTATGAAAACTAACTacgattttaaaatttcaacttCGAATGAAAGTCGATTATGTGATGAGAAAGTCGcttaaatgtagaaaaatattaataagtatgtTTAGGGCAACATTTAAAGGTACTAGGCAaagtatagtaaaaatatatgtagataatgTATGTTAGTCAAAATCAGTAAGtctgttttatgaaaatctatACTATTTATgtgaatagtatttttttcacaaactaCAGATAAAATACGTGATCACCtggtcaaaaaaataaaaatggtaccTAAAAAATTATGGAACAAAAATTTACTTTCTTCTTAATATAAATGCgacagtaattattattaaaaatcatatttactgaacaaagattaatattatagaCGCGACATTTTccacttaatatattaagttgataataataaataggacTGGCCTTTTATTAGTTAAAACAACTTCATTTTTAACCGTATTTTCGTATACCTaatgtaaacataaaaaatggaCTAAGAGTTGACATCTGAAAATGTcattatgtatggatgtttgatattttttgcgcaaaaactattgaatggAATTCGATaaaacttagcagtaatatagcttatacatcagaataacacataggctactttttatctcgaTACACGAAGAAGTTTCCTCAAAAAGCGGGTTAAACCGCTAGGGGCAAGTAGCTCTATATTATTACGAATATTTCTTAGTCCATTTTTAAGCTTACAACACACGAAACCCATTTTGACATTACCGCCAAAACGTCATCACATTTTGACATTACCGTCAAAACGTCATCTCACTTTGACATAAACGGACATAGATTAAGAAAATCTCCATAGAGGCgacttttgaaaaaaactaaaaactttttagtgAAATATGTTATACCTTTTTCGTTCTTCTGAAAGTCCTGTCTATTCTAATGGGCGATGTTACTGATTGTATCATTTCGGCTATGTGGGTGTCGACTCGAGGCTTTTGCAGTCTTTTCGCGGATCGAGTGCGAAATTTCGCTGACTCCTGGTTGGCTACTAAATTCGGCGTTAATGATTTTATGCATCTGTAACAAGGGATAGATAttgttagttttaattatacTGTGAAGGGGAAaaatatctttactaatataataaagaggaaactcctttgtttgtttgtaaaggttcAGAAACCActaaacagatttgaaaaaatgacactgttgggaagctacgcTATCCATGGGTATATGGGTAACATAGGTTATACTTTATCCgggtaaataaagtaatttttacgggatgcgggtgaaaccgcagggagGGATACAGTGATAAATATGGAAAGTAACGCTAAAAAGTAAAAGCTGTGCTCGGTTTTTCAGATTCTcggattttagaaactttcacaaagcagcccggaatGTGGAATATAGTGATTGAATCAGACAGCACGTTTATGTCGATCCTATTTGTATCTCTCCGgttcgtgtcggattgccgtcccatcagaTATCGGAGCAAATGCTTATGGACTATAttctataacatgtcctgctcAACTGGCTGATCTCGCAGCCGTGGCCAAAATCGACTTTATAtgccattatttttttctttttaaagttattCTCACCTAGCAGCCTCCTGCAGCTTCCTAGCAAGGAGTTCGTTCTTCATCTTGGCGGCGGCCAGCTCCCTGCGCAGTTATGTCTTGGTCTTGTTGCGGGCGGGTTATAGTAAATGACTGTTTATCTCACCTTTTCTAAGCCTGtttatactttctaagtatatcttggacatcaatgactgtgtttcggatggcacgttaaactgtaggtctcagctgccattgaacatcgttggcagtcgttacggatagtcaggagccagtaagtctgacaccagtctaaccaagaggtatcaggttgcccgggcaactgggttgaggagatcagataggcacactggtactcggatctgcatacggttagactggaagccgaccccaacatagttgggcaaggctcgggagatgatgatgatctcaCCTGGCAGCCTCCTGCAGCTTCCTAGCAAGGAGTTCGTTCTTCATCTTGGCGGCGGCCAGCTCCCTGCGCAGTTGTGTCTTGGTCTTGTTGCCAGCGGGATGCAGTAGCGGGTGTCGGCGGAGGCGGGCCgctgacggacggacggacggatcgGGGTCTACCATTTTCTGTGggaataacattaaaattttaggtatttttatacaaataatgttTGTAGGACTGAATTTAAACAGTGGAAAACTGGtttttataaactaatattgttgttgaaataaataatacatttttagagattttttattttgtgtttgaatttatatttacttgCAACATAACTATATTTTGATTTAGATACATTGTAAGAGGTTTTATTGAGCATTAAAATAGTGAAAAGAACTAATCTTTTCACAATTTTTGACACGAAGATGTATTTATAAGGTACAATCAACAATTGTAGTATGtactatgtatgtttgtaacaaaTATAAATGGCTTCGGTAAGCAAGTATGGATCCATAAACTTAGTATAAAGTTAAGAGATTTTATTTGTCTCAACGCAAAAACCTTAGCAACTAATggaccattttgttttttttttttgtttattgttagaTAACCCATATCCTGTATATCAAAGAAAGCTAGGCTATAGGTATATGTATCCTTGCATGGGAAGTATTACACATGAGAAATCGCCGTCAACATCCTGTATCCaacataaccctaaaataatatcATACTCACTCGCAAAAGCTGGTTAAACTCTCTAGAGAGGTTGGGCAACTCTGGCAGCTTGCCATCTCTGTAGTCGTGCCATTGTTGCCCGTTTTTCGGCAAAGCACCGCCACCGCCCGCCTCGAATAGCGTTAGACCTGCAAATTGGAAAAATaagttagaaaaaatattatacttgaGGCTAAAGAATATGTTTGTgtacttgaacgcgctaatctaagGTATAGGGATTACAAATGTCTttcccatttatcgaggaaggctataggcatTTTAGTCAAGATAAACGTTTTTACATTTGGTgggaatcatcaaatgatctcTCATGCTACAGACACAGCGGGAGTGTCAGACTGACTTTcaacaatcttgataagactttatatttaaaaataaaatgtggctTAAAAATGAATATATATACAATAACAAGAATGACTGTACTTGATttacttgttatttatttgcgtaaaaAATTCTATAAAGTTTATCTTTTGTTGAATGCTTAATCAAATAGAACTTAACTTTTTTGAAAACAGAATGACACAcacaacatatattttttatgaaacattttttgtagatAAATTAAGTTAAGAACTTACCAAAAGCAAATATATCTGCCTTCGTGAGCTGCGTCAGGTCTTCCTGTAGCACTTCCTTGGGGAGGTAGCGACAATCACCTTCTTCTACTGATGGGGATGATACGCATGTCACGTGGCCTAGGTCTCCTGTGAGAGGGATGGTGATTAATGGtggtgattatttatttatcttaaaaagtaatatatatattatatgattAATAAACTGATTAATCTGTGCTAGGAATATGGACACTGGTTTATTGTAATATTCTTATCTTGTTCATATTTACTCAtgattttcttgtaaataaactaagcgaaaaatgttattgtttttttaagttagaTGCTATATTACACAATCGTTTGAGtttaaaatatcgaaaataaatCCATActttatatctagccgaatattttttcaaaattgacgaagttaacaaaataaaaaatttggaGGAGATTACAACAAATTTTTTTATCCTGATGCGTGAAGTATTTCCTGAACTGTTAAAAACTTTGTACagagaaaaagtttttttttttataaaaaaatgaatagtataataaaataattatcttcttATTTACctctaaatatttaaaaatcttattctttttctttatttaaataaaaaaatacatattatttacatcctaacttgcaacaaaaataattaatttgttaacttaattccattttttttcctAATAACCACAAAACCCCTTTATTTTCTACTACACCAACATTAAATCCtcttttaagaaaactaaaacaaacttcACTCACCAATCTTATACTTATGATGGTACAGAACCTCTTCATCATCATAACCATCATCTGAATCATGGGACGGCTGACCTTCTCCGCTGCATATGAAGATATTACCAGGTTTCACATCCATGTGGACTAGTTGGAGCGAGTGGATGTAGCTGTGGATGAAAATGGTTGGTTACAATCAGTATTTTCAGTTTTCCGTCACTCTCATATTTCTATGGGACGGTGGTGTCAGATTGTGGTCCCATctcgctatgagagtgaaggaatagtgagtgcaccgcagtccaagctaATGTGCCTGCACTgttatatgtcctgcgcagcgcAGATGATTAGAGAGAACGGTCTTGGCCAACAATAGGCCTGgatgccattattattatttattttagagaaaAGTTACAATTCATCATAtgctgagccttttcccaactatcttggggtcagcttccagtctaaccagatgcctAACTGAGCtgacgactgcctatctgacctcctcaaccctacacgggcaacccaatacaccttTACAAGGccggttgtcagacttctggttcccgctgtgggtgcagcgtgagggaatgtcagactcttactgactaaaacccaccatgttccttcttaagccctttatgtaccagcgccgcggtaactcgcgcgaacaatcccgcagccccagcaggcctTCGCCTtggtgggccccactgatttacAAATAGTACTCACGCTAATCCATCAGCGATATGAGCCAGCAGTAACAACAGCTCGGGTTCGGAAAGTGGTCCGCTCTCCATCTTCTGCTGCAGCGAGCCACCATCACAATACTCGTTCTGTATTATCATGTGATCATCTTCCGCCCATGCTGAGTAGTATCTAAGAAAGAAAGATTAAGTTAGAATATGATGTGGAAAACATTTTCTTAGGGTAAGTTGCGCCATTTAATTTTCAACGATAACGGtatgtttgtttcttttcaCGCAGGCTGTAAAACAGTTATATCGGGTGCGTCAtatctaatcacattaaattaaatacgtaaatatactgctgtcaactgatcaaaacattcgatactcctatctttatctctgctttacacatgatgttgtaaattatgaaaacgaaaaatgactcttGTGGCttaaccactgaatggattaggttaatcttcttacaattcgccatagaatatcaatAACTATATGTGATAGGAATAGGACTTAATGTGATtgggtacgacacacccgatatataaaaattaattgccgttgtttgtctgaataaaacttgagaatggctggaccgatttggattattttggttttaaaatggcCACTGGGCGCAGGGACCGCTTGTTCACAACACATGACTCACCTCACAACATGAGGATGTTTCCCCAGCGCCGCATGCGCGTACACCTCGGTGAGGGCGGCCCGCTCGGCGGCCGAGCCGGCCACTGGGCGCAGGGACCGCTTGAGCGCGTACACGCAGCCATCCAGCTTGTTGACGCAACGAGTCACGCGCCCGAACTCACCGCGGCCGATCACCCCGAGTTCAATGAACTCGATGTTGTAGCGGGATATGTTTGATTCCTGTGAACAGAAATTagtttatagttatcggcacgaatcttgagctctgacctacatctaagcagaagtgatttattagcaaagaaccaatctcgagtgacggctatgacgggATGCATTgtgggccaatcaccgctttagcccgcctccgcgcctcacttcataccacgaaagggacccaataaattacttctctgagctcaaaattcgtgccgataactacatTATAGAGTAAAAAGTTTCCCGTGCAccagagagcacgtaaatgtcggtcctgcgcctgatctctctccggtggtttcggattgtcgtcccatcgcgctatgaggatgaaggaatagtgagtgcaccgcagtccaagcaaatgtgcgtgcactataatatgtcctgcgcagttggctgatctccttaaagaGAACAACCGACAGCCACCATGGCCGACAAACAGCCGGGATGGTGTTAGAAATTGGAAGTCATtaactttcaattaaaatataaacatatagGAAGCGGTGAAGGACGAGCGTTTTGAGGACTGTCTTCTATAAACTTGGCCTTCAAAACTGCTTATTTTCAGcctgttttaaataaatgtttttttatgtttttcttaccCTAAGTCGCTTGGCAGGCTGTTCGGGGGTTGCGTCGCCCCATGTCGGTGTTTTGGATAACGCTCGCTTCTTCTTGTTCAGTGCTTGACCTGCGGACAAATATTAaggttaatatttatattttatatatgttgTTATATTTGGCTTTATTTGGGAGTAATTATGAACTATTTACAACAATTATAGTTGGTATTTCTAATGAATAATTTAGGAAAcctatacctatgttttatataatttcaaagaaataaataactgaaattacgacgatatttcaaaaatatataggcTTCGTCTAAACTGGAAACCAATTTCTTttagtattattaattttaaatgcttttatttaGAAACTGAACATAAAAATGCCACATAAATGCGATTTGTCAGGTCTCTTGaggcaaaaaaaaacctttgaatGTTTGATCCGTTCCCAATGACAGCTGCCGAGGCCCCTGTGCTTGTCTCAAGTGGTGGCTGGACCCTGAGGAGTCAGCTAAACGAACTCACCATCAGGCGTGAAGGGGTTGATATTGGCGACCTGGCGCCTGGTCACCCTGGACTCGTCCAGCTCGTCGGGGGGGAGGCTGCCGAGAGCACTGTCCTCGTCTCCTGACGGCGGGTGCAAGTGGTGGCTGCACCCTGAGGAGTCAGCTAAACGAACTCACCATCAGGCGTGAAGGGGTTGATATTGGCGACCTGGCGCCTGGTGACCCTGGACTCGTCCAGCTCGTCGGGGGGGAGGCTGCCGAGAGCACTGTCCTCGTCTCCTGACGGCGGGTGCAAGTGGTGGCTGCACCCTGAGGAGTCAGCTAAACGAACTCACCATCAGGCGTGAAGGGGTTGATATTGGCGACCTGGCGCCTGGTGAGCCTGGACTCGTCCAGCTCGTCGGGGGGGAGGCTGCCGAGAGCACTGTCCTCGTCTCCTGACGGCGGGTGCAAGTGGTGGCTGCACCCTGAGGAGTCAGCTAAACGAACTCACCATCAGGCGTGAAGGGGTTGATATTGGCGACCTGGCGCCTGGTGAGCCTGGACTCGTCCAGCTCGTCGGGGGGGAGGCTGCCGAGAGCACTGTCCTCGTCTCCTGACGGCGGGTGCAAGTGGTGGCTGCACCCTGAGGAGTCAGCTAAACGAACTCACCATCAGGCGTGAAGGGGTTGATATTGGCGACCTGGCGCCTGGTGAGCCTGGACTCGTCCAGCTCGTCGGGGGGGAGGCTGCCGAGAGCACTGTCCTCGTCTCCTGACGGCGGGTGCAAGTGGTGGCTGGATCCGGATGGCATGCCTGTTGGGGAGTAGGTTagttagtcatcatcatcatcataatggCAAAAAATGTTAAGTAGATGATATggaaaatattacaaagaaatcTGTTTATAAGATGAGGCCAGTACGACGTAATGTCTTGCATGTAcgttttgtacataattattaacgATGAAAAATGGCTGACTGCGAGTCTGATTTTCACACAAAAGGTTCCGTATATAAAACgaacataaacttaaaaatgtgTTTGGAGGCCccctgtaatatttattttaacctagttttccgttatagcggcaacaacaatacatcatcatcaacatcagtTCATGAGAGACTGGTGAAAGACGGACGGTCAGACGAAGTCTTAGAATAGCCTAATAGGATCCCATTTATCCTTTGGATACagaaccttaaaaaaataaagtttttatggcattactgttttttttttttttgtcaatccTGATTTATGTAATAATCATAATTTCAAGTACGcagtatataaaaatacctcTTTCTTCAACTTACCCGACTGCGCATTTAATTTAGGTGGAAATAGCCGTGATCGCGGCGGATGGTGTGATGGCGTCGAGCACTTCTCTAGAAGGGTCTTCGGCGTGTGGGGACTGTCGAATAATCTGGAAataatgtagaaaataaaacatgattaattgtgtaaaaagttaaataacgtaagtaggtattatgagAAATAAATCTTGgtcattttcacttttttttagcttatttcctgtttttattttaagttctttttatACTGTTTCGCGCTTTTCATGCGAGCTTTTCACACCTGGATTAAAAGCCTATGTGTTTATTCTAAgctgattaaattattattatactgtTTAGCACCTTTCATTCGTGTCCCGTGGAAATTACTTCCCACACCCGGATAAATAGCCTATTATGTTACTCTAAGCTACATACATTACTGCCAAGtgtcattaaaatccattcggTACTTTTATCGTGAGTTCAAACATCCGTACACACAAACATTCACAATTACAATATTAGCACGAACCTACAAAACTAATACCCGTCAATTTAAAACCCAAAAAAACACAGCTGTAACAACCCAAAAACTTGAAACCCAGCCGTTTTAAAACTCAAAATCGAATCAAACCTACACCTTTTAGGACCCTATTCCTTTCTTCACTGCTCAAGACATCTCAGGTGTTCGTCTTACAAAAAGAAACGCAAGTGTGTGCCTATTGTTACAATTTTACTAAGGTGTGGGGTGACCCTAACGATACCTGTAGTTATTATTACCCTAAGAATAcctgtaggtattattattggAAGATGCAAGTTGGTCCAGGTGTTTTTGAACAAGTTTTCTTAGGGGTTAATTTTTGGCAGGTTATGTGTATTTTGGGGTGGTTTTTGATATTGATTTGTAAATGTAACTTACGTGTATAAGAAATTTTTCGTCCGTATTTTGGTgtcttaataacttccctgtgaCATAAGTCATAtttatgtgatacacaccgattatttatctattgtgtctgcatcatGGCCAGTGAAGTGGTAAATATTTACACGCGGATACGATATTTGTTTTTTGCGCTTTCTCggttaatttgattttgatgaaaggCATGGAGATCAGTCTCcccaaaattttgaaaaaaaaaaaattaaaatgaaaaatatattagttcAT
This region of Helicoverpa armigera isolate CAAS_96S chromosome 29, ASM3070526v1, whole genome shotgun sequence genomic DNA includes:
- the LOC110382763 gene encoding wee1-like protein kinase, producing the protein MTEWYRMKTGFINKHDSSELSAETSCEMSDSFNIFSDNLSPIPSSIVPRKLDFSSLDDDDGMRDALPAPVSHSPPYKRVRALRLFDSPHTPKTLLEKCSTPSHHPPRSRLFPPKLNAQSGMPSGSSHHLHPPSGDEDSALGSLPPDELDESRLTRRQVANINPFTPDGQALNKKKRALSKTPTWGDATPEQPAKRLRESNISRYNIEFIELGVIGRGEFGRVTRCVNKLDGCVYALKRSLRPVAGSAAERAALTEVYAHAALGKHPHVVRYYSAWAEDDHMIIQNEYCDGGSLQQKMESGPLSEPELLLLLAHIADGLAYIHSLQLVHMDVKPGNIFICSGEGQPSHDSDDGYDDEEVLYHHKYKIGDLGHVTCVSSPSVEEGDCRYLPKEVLQEDLTQLTKADIFAFGLTLFEAGGGGALPKNGQQWHDYRDGKLPELPNLSREFNQLLRKMVDPDPSVRPSAARLRRHPLLHPAGNKTKTQLRRELAAAKMKNELLARKLQEAARCIKSLTPNLVANQESAKFRTRSAKRLQKPRVDTHIAEMIQSVTSPIRIDRTFRRTKKV